One window of Thermococcus sp. genomic DNA carries:
- a CDS encoding L-fucose/L-arabinose isomerase family protein, whose amino-acid sequence MLAVVTFTDPRPTSLSSERESAMKEKHETLVSFLRNRGFGVIDLNSELGKYSSLKDGRNFGIDSKEESVRAARMVASKDVAGAIIGLWHWTESNLVTAFARESKVPLLLYADDDPAWAGSTCITSVGASLWESSIHEHTLRHFRLKGDTSSLLSWARAAEAVRELSTHPLLIFGSPYTLGMEHLMDDIPGLKRMVEDFLMVDQYLIVKKAGEIDAKRVDEFYEWLLSKTEVKFDGRMLTPESLKRQIRLYLASKELTDKNVAGVSIKCQPELSEVYGTTACLIPALFPFPVDAEGEKGVIPATCEGDIKGTISSSILYFLSHKPPLFGDIKYLDDDVVIIANCGASSLYYARLSEDPEENLGGTTLQGQCQGKSGAALTYRTPSATFTFVRLIRRDGRYYLLYFLGEGVEIDEKIEEKLLWGKQWPHTAIKNPLDKETFLNVMGANHLSAVPGDYIRELWFIARMWGIRGINLNNPSDARRFIEEL is encoded by the coding sequence ATGCTGGCCGTTGTAACTTTCACAGATCCCCGACCAACATCTCTTTCATCAGAAAGGGAGAGTGCAATGAAAGAAAAGCACGAGACTCTCGTGTCATTCCTGAGAAACCGTGGTTTTGGCGTGATCGATCTGAATTCGGAGCTCGGAAAATACTCTTCCCTCAAGGACGGCAGAAACTTTGGGATAGACTCAAAAGAGGAAAGCGTCAGGGCTGCAAGGATGGTTGCCTCGAAGGATGTTGCGGGAGCCATTATTGGACTCTGGCACTGGACCGAGAGCAATCTCGTAACGGCCTTTGCAAGGGAATCAAAGGTCCCGCTGCTCCTCTACGCAGATGACGACCCTGCATGGGCGGGTTCCACTTGCATAACATCCGTGGGGGCCTCTCTATGGGAGAGCTCCATACACGAGCACACTCTCCGGCACTTTAGGCTAAAAGGGGACACCTCTTCTCTTCTGAGTTGGGCTAGAGCCGCTGAAGCCGTTAGAGAGCTCTCAACCCACCCCCTCCTTATCTTCGGATCCCCCTACACGTTAGGAATGGAGCACCTTATGGACGATATCCCAGGGCTCAAACGTATGGTGGAAGATTTTCTGATGGTTGATCAGTACCTCATCGTGAAAAAGGCCGGAGAAATCGATGCGAAGAGGGTGGATGAATTCTACGAATGGTTGCTATCAAAAACGGAGGTTAAATTTGATGGAAGGATGCTGACACCCGAGAGTCTAAAGCGCCAAATACGGCTTTACTTGGCATCAAAGGAGTTAACCGACAAAAACGTTGCCGGGGTATCAATAAAGTGTCAGCCCGAGTTGAGTGAGGTCTATGGAACCACAGCCTGCTTAATCCCTGCGCTTTTCCCCTTCCCAGTTGATGCAGAGGGAGAAAAGGGGGTAATACCTGCAACCTGTGAGGGGGATATTAAGGGCACAATCAGCTCCTCAATCCTCTACTTCCTGAGTCACAAACCTCCTCTCTTTGGGGACATAAAGTACCTCGACGACGACGTGGTCATAATAGCAAACTGCGGGGCATCTTCTCTCTATTATGCTAGATTAAGCGAAGACCCCGAGGAGAACCTCGGGGGAACGACGCTCCAGGGGCAGTGCCAGGGAAAAAGCGGGGCCGCACTCACATACCGCACACCCTCAGCAACCTTCACATTCGTGAGATTAATACGGAGAGACGGGAGGTATTACCTCCTCTATTTCCTCGGAGAGGGAGTTGAAATCGACGAGAAAATAGAAGAAAAGCTACTATGGGGTAAGCAATGGCCCCACACGGCTATCAAGAATCCCCTAGACAAAGAAACCTTTCTGAACGTCATGGGTGCGAATCATCTTTCGGCTGTTCCGGGGGACTACATCCGGGAACTCTGGTTCATTGCAAGGATGTGGGGGATTAGGGGGATAAATCTAAACAATCCCTCCGATGCTAGGAGGTTCATCGAGGAGTTGTAA
- a CDS encoding TrmB family transcriptional regulator sugar-binding domain-containing protein: protein MEPSDKIMNAMMGLGFTKYEVLTYWTLLVNGPSTARKISEESGIPYNRVYDTVTSLKARGFVTEVEGSPRVYAAFSPSIAFMRLKSDIDDLRKLFEEELSKSKRKGQEKPAIWRTTDINEAIEMVRESIESSEYEIILVAPEKFLEEIKEDLENALKRGVTLSIYTGGEAPLNGIRGKGNLFIRRFHRLNHFIGMFDGKEVIDIQNIGLRPRNPPSFKATYPEIIFAQYAFVREAFQESELLIEDVNKKHDVRFFTTFHAVDLIRRYLPRQKIYAEIVGRNLSTGEIETLAGQVVGYSVVLEEGIDNFDLKIDGSVVKVGGMFAVLEEYESTKIRLILE from the coding sequence CATGATGGGACTCGGGTTCACGAAGTACGAGGTTCTCACATACTGGACTCTCCTCGTAAACGGTCCAAGCACTGCCAGGAAAATATCTGAGGAAAGTGGAATACCCTACAACAGGGTTTACGATACCGTGACCTCCCTCAAGGCACGTGGTTTCGTTACCGAGGTGGAAGGAAGCCCACGTGTTTACGCAGCGTTCTCGCCATCGATAGCATTTATGAGGTTGAAGAGCGACATAGACGACCTCAGAAAGTTGTTTGAAGAGGAACTCTCAAAATCCAAGCGCAAAGGGCAGGAAAAACCAGCTATCTGGAGAACGACAGATATAAACGAGGCCATCGAGATGGTACGTGAGTCCATAGAGAGCAGCGAATACGAGATAATACTAGTGGCACCCGAGAAATTTCTAGAAGAAATTAAGGAGGACCTAGAAAACGCCCTTAAGAGGGGTGTTACGCTGTCAATATACACCGGTGGAGAAGCCCCGTTAAATGGGATTAGGGGAAAGGGAAACCTGTTCATAAGGAGGTTTCACAGGCTGAACCATTTCATAGGGATGTTCGATGGAAAGGAGGTTATTGACATACAGAACATAGGGCTGAGGCCGAGGAATCCTCCGAGCTTTAAAGCAACGTATCCTGAGATTATTTTTGCTCAGTATGCATTTGTTCGAGAGGCTTTTCAGGAATCAGAGCTTCTCATTGAAGACGTCAACAAAAAGCACGACGTCAGGTTTTTCACGACCTTCCATGCCGTTGACTTGATACGGAGGTATCTGCCACGCCAAAAGATATACGCGGAAATAGTGGGACGGAACTTGTCAACTGGAGAGATTGAGACTCTGGCAGGTCAGGTGGTGGGTTATAGCGTCGTCCTGGAGGAGGGAATAGACAATTTTGATCTCAAAATCGATGGAAGTGTTGTGAAGGTTGGAGGAATGTTCGCCGTGTTGGAAGAGTATGAGAGCACGAAAATACGTCTCATACTTGAGTGA
- a CDS encoding DUF2139 domain-containing protein: MFLRNYRFSPGYGPEWGSGGIFGLRYHNGTLYFTLAFEAQAYFIDVKSDEEKTYDFTLVGEAPTSGGDTYNAVETVDEFIYFGGWVHAPAVYREEDRRILFTNKYSHVHVYDTEEGSVKLLWRDSIHHATEWAGEVSEIIYDPYGDRLLLAREDGHANLGVYSLDRRTGKADTLIHEPSPKGTLVHDTAFFGIGNNFTEGLREFRALDFISGRWEAFKPGESVDGKPYIRPELGAMASAYNRAFAFVRGGIFAGNPFMGEEFSFYRLFDFNTFYAPFRVNAVNVGGGILTAFNAHHDAVYRPDSNEFGMQWATTNTIVGPSLLVYIAPPMVKIVGTFGARVTSIEKMNGKLLIAANSAPNTGATEATPFDTGNRDLVVLDERIIQERPPSVSFSIPLALQGTRTFGGIPLDGYREPRLILKLSEDNRLTVYEYDLSLPATGAESEVFELDKGKNVIDLSTFGGIVSFELLKKDFKGKVKIDLR, from the coding sequence ATGTTCCTCAGGAACTACCGCTTTTCCCCGGGTTACGGGCCGGAATGGGGCAGCGGCGGAATCTTTGGGCTGAGATACCACAACGGGACGCTCTACTTCACCCTCGCCTTCGAGGCACAGGCCTATTTCATCGACGTGAAATCGGATGAAGAGAAAACCTATGACTTCACGCTCGTTGGGGAGGCACCTACGAGCGGCGGCGACACATACAACGCCGTTGAAACCGTCGACGAGTTTATCTACTTCGGCGGCTGGGTTCACGCTCCAGCCGTTTACAGGGAAGAAGACCGGAGGATACTCTTCACCAACAAGTACTCCCACGTTCACGTCTACGACACTGAAGAAGGCTCAGTAAAGCTCCTCTGGAGGGACTCCATCCACCACGCGACGGAGTGGGCCGGCGAGGTGAGCGAGATAATCTACGACCCCTACGGCGACCGCCTTTTGCTCGCGAGGGAGGACGGCCACGCGAACCTCGGCGTTTATTCCCTCGACAGGAGAACCGGGAAGGCCGATACCTTAATCCATGAGCCGTCTCCAAAGGGAACCCTCGTGCACGACACCGCCTTCTTCGGAATCGGGAACAACTTCACGGAAGGGCTGAGGGAGTTTAGGGCCTTGGACTTCATAAGCGGAAGGTGGGAGGCATTCAAACCGGGGGAAAGCGTCGATGGAAAGCCCTACATCCGGCCAGAGCTGGGGGCGATGGCCTCGGCCTACAATAGGGCGTTCGCCTTCGTCCGCGGCGGAATCTTCGCAGGAAACCCATTCATGGGCGAGGAGTTTAGCTTTTACCGCCTCTTCGACTTCAACACATTCTACGCGCCCTTCCGGGTGAACGCGGTCAACGTTGGAGGCGGTATTCTAACGGCCTTCAACGCGCATCACGACGCGGTTTACAGGCCGGATTCCAATGAGTTTGGGATGCAGTGGGCCACGACCAACACCATCGTTGGCCCGAGCCTTCTCGTTTACATCGCTCCCCCGATGGTCAAGATTGTTGGAACCTTCGGCGCAAGGGTTACAAGCATCGAGAAGATGAACGGAAAGCTTCTCATCGCCGCCAACAGCGCACCCAACACCGGCGCGACCGAGGCGACGCCCTTCGACACGGGCAACAGGGACTTGGTGGTTCTTGACGAGAGGATAATCCAGGAGAGACCTCCCTCGGTGAGCTTCTCCATCCCCCTCGCCCTTCAGGGAACGAGAACCTTCGGGGGAATCCCTCTCGACGGCTACCGCGAGCCGAGGCTGATCCTGAAGCTCTCCGAGGACAACAGGCTGACCGTTTACGAGTACGACCTCTCACTGCCAGCTACCGGGGCGGAGTCAGAAGTCTTCGAACTCGATAAGGGAAAGAATGTGATTGACCTGAGTACCTTCGGTGGGATAGTGAGCTTCGAACTATTGAAGAAGGACTTCAAAGGAAAGGTGAAAATAGATCTGAGATAA
- a CDS encoding ABC transporter ATP-binding protein, whose amino-acid sequence MAGVRLVGVWKEFEGVVAVREMNLEVRDGEFMILLGPSGCGKTTTLRMIAGLEEPTRGRVYIGEDLVADSEKGVFVPPKERDIAMVFQSYALYPHMTVYDNMAFPLKLRKVPKKEIDQRVKEVAELLGLMELLRRKPRELSGGQRQRVALGRAIIRKPKVFLMDEPLSNLDAKLRVKMRAELKKLQRHLGVTTIYVTHDQVEAMTMGDRIAVINKGQLQQVGTPEEVYNRPSNTFVAGFIGTPPMNFLEGTLLEDGRMDFGDFHLRLTAGQLELASGYTGKTLTLGIRPEDIYDADISPVHDEENTIRGRVDILENLGNEKIVHMSLGGYSLTASLPPESRVEEGSEVGLVVNIRRAHLFNEHGEALF is encoded by the coding sequence ATGGCCGGTGTCCGTCTCGTTGGAGTTTGGAAGGAGTTTGAGGGAGTAGTTGCCGTAAGGGAGATGAACCTCGAAGTGAGAGATGGGGAGTTCATGATACTCCTCGGTCCGAGCGGGTGCGGAAAGACCACCACGCTCAGAATGATAGCGGGTCTTGAGGAACCCACGAGGGGAAGGGTCTACATAGGGGAAGATCTCGTCGCCGATTCTGAAAAAGGTGTCTTTGTTCCGCCAAAGGAGAGGGACATAGCAATGGTTTTCCAAAGTTATGCCCTTTATCCCCACATGACGGTCTACGATAACATGGCATTCCCTCTAAAGCTCAGGAAAGTCCCTAAAAAGGAGATAGATCAGCGTGTTAAGGAAGTGGCCGAACTACTCGGACTTATGGAACTCCTCAGGAGAAAGCCCCGGGAGCTGAGCGGGGGTCAGAGACAGCGAGTGGCACTTGGAAGGGCTATTATAAGAAAACCAAAGGTGTTCTTGATGGACGAGCCGCTCAGCAATCTCGATGCAAAACTCAGGGTAAAGATGAGGGCGGAGCTCAAAAAGCTCCAGAGGCATCTGGGGGTTACCACGATATACGTTACCCACGACCAGGTAGAGGCAATGACGATGGGGGACAGGATCGCGGTGATAAACAAAGGACAGCTCCAGCAGGTTGGTACGCCAGAAGAAGTTTACAACAGGCCATCAAACACCTTTGTTGCCGGATTCATTGGTACACCACCAATGAACTTCCTTGAGGGGACCCTTCTTGAAGACGGTAGAATGGACTTTGGAGACTTCCATCTGAGACTGACCGCAGGACAGCTGGAACTCGCCAGTGGCTACACGGGAAAAACATTAACCCTCGGAATAAGGCCGGAGGACATATACGATGCGGACATCTCCCCCGTACACGATGAGGAGAACACGATAAGGGGCCGTGTGGACATTTTGGAAAACCTCGGAAACGAGAAAATCGTCCACATGTCCCTGGGAGGATATTCCCTCACGGCCTCCCTTCCGCCGGAATCCCGGGTGGAAGAAGGTTCAGAGGTCGGGTTAGTGGTGAACATCAGGAGGGCCCACCTCTTCAATGAACACGGAGAAGCCCTGTTCTGA